One Corallococcus exiguus DNA segment encodes these proteins:
- a CDS encoding ChaN family lipoprotein: MTRIPFGLVLALSLGCASRQQPSPPPAREWATTLYRDHPLVGRIWDVAGGRFVDESALRAAVVPARFVLLGERHDHPDHHRLQAELVRARTDAGQHPALAFEMLDVTQQPAVDAALKAHPEDAEGLAKAVDWAKSGWPAFSLYAPVFAAGLQAHLPIVAANLPRAQVRELVMKGPEALPSDLRSRLGLEAPVPEAEAKAVREELDRSHCGQLPQEMLEPMALAQRARDAMMADRLLETVPADGAVLITGNGHVRNDRGVPAHLERRVKDVTVLSVALLEVSPEALNPQDYAAVVGATTLPYDYVWFTPAMPEDDPCKALRERNKKP; encoded by the coding sequence ATGACGCGAATTCCCTTCGGCCTTGTCCTCGCGCTGTCCCTGGGTTGCGCCAGCAGGCAGCAGCCGTCCCCTCCTCCCGCGCGGGAGTGGGCCACGACGCTGTACCGGGACCACCCGCTGGTGGGACGCATCTGGGACGTGGCGGGAGGCCGCTTCGTGGACGAGAGCGCCCTGCGCGCGGCCGTGGTGCCCGCGCGCTTCGTGCTCCTGGGCGAACGGCACGACCACCCGGACCATCACCGGCTCCAGGCGGAGCTGGTGCGCGCGAGGACGGACGCCGGTCAGCATCCCGCGCTCGCCTTCGAGATGCTGGACGTCACGCAGCAGCCCGCCGTGGACGCGGCGCTGAAGGCCCATCCGGAGGACGCGGAGGGCCTGGCGAAGGCGGTGGACTGGGCCAAGAGCGGCTGGCCCGCCTTCAGCCTCTACGCGCCGGTGTTCGCCGCGGGCCTCCAGGCGCACCTGCCCATCGTCGCCGCCAACCTGCCCCGCGCGCAGGTGCGGGAGCTGGTGATGAAGGGACCGGAGGCGCTTCCTTCCGACCTGCGCTCGCGCCTGGGGCTGGAGGCGCCCGTGCCCGAAGCGGAGGCGAAGGCGGTGCGTGAAGAGTTGGACCGCTCGCACTGCGGACAGCTTCCCCAGGAGATGCTGGAGCCCATGGCGCTGGCGCAGCGGGCGCGCGACGCGATGATGGCGGACCGGCTGCTGGAGACCGTGCCCGCGGACGGCGCGGTCCTCATCACCGGCAACGGCCACGTCCGGAACGACCGGGGCGTCCCCGCGCACCTGGAGCGCCGCGTGAAGGACGTCACCGTGCTGAGCGTGGCGCTGCTGGAGGTGTCACCGGAGGCGCTGAACCCCCAGGACTACGCGGCTGTCGTTGGCGCCACCACCCTGCCCTACGACTACGTGTGGTTCACGCCAGCCATGCCGGAGGACGACCCGTGCAAGGCGTTGCGGGAGCGCAACAAGAAGCCCTAG